In the genome of Myxococcus guangdongensis, one region contains:
- a CDS encoding SDR family oxidoreductase, translated as MADGVFKDGLLAGKVAFISGGSSGINLGIAEAFVKAGAKVAINGRNVEKLEGAVKGLQAHGTAMGVPADVRDYASVEKALQTVRDAYGEIDILICGAAGNFPAPALGMSSNGFKAVMDIDVLGTFNLCRAGFEHLRKPGAAVINISAPQAYLPMAMQAHVCAAKAGVDMLTRVLALEWGGAGVRVNAITPGPIEDTEGMRRLAPSEEGTQKLSQLLPLQRFGTKADIARLALFLSSDAASYITGSIMVCDGGQSLLGGAALMGALGM; from the coding sequence ATGGCGGATGGCGTTTTCAAGGACGGGCTGCTCGCGGGCAAGGTGGCCTTCATCTCGGGCGGCAGCAGCGGCATCAACCTCGGCATCGCCGAGGCGTTCGTGAAGGCCGGGGCCAAGGTGGCCATCAACGGCCGCAACGTGGAGAAGCTCGAGGGCGCGGTGAAGGGCCTGCAGGCCCACGGCACCGCGATGGGCGTGCCCGCGGACGTGCGTGACTACGCCTCCGTGGAGAAGGCGCTCCAGACGGTGCGCGACGCGTACGGCGAGATCGACATCCTCATCTGTGGCGCCGCCGGCAACTTCCCCGCGCCCGCGCTGGGCATGTCCTCCAATGGCTTCAAGGCCGTGATGGACATCGACGTGCTGGGCACCTTCAACCTGTGTCGCGCGGGCTTCGAGCACCTGCGCAAGCCCGGCGCCGCCGTCATCAACATCTCCGCGCCCCAGGCCTACCTGCCCATGGCCATGCAGGCCCACGTCTGCGCCGCCAAGGCGGGCGTGGACATGCTCACCCGCGTGCTGGCGCTCGAGTGGGGCGGCGCCGGCGTGCGCGTCAACGCGATCACCCCCGGCCCCATCGAGGACACCGAGGGCATGCGGCGGCTCGCGCCCAGCGAGGAGGGCACCCAGAAGCTCTCCCAGCTGCTGCCGCTGCAGCGCTTCGGCACCAAGGCGGACATCGCGCGTCTGGCGCTGTTCCTGTCGTCGGACGCCGCGTCCTACATCACCGGCTCCATCATGGTCTGTGACGGCGGCCAGTCCCTCCTGGGCGGCGCCGCGCTGATGGGCGCCCTGGGGATGTAG
- a CDS encoding peptidase U32 family protein: MRRRPEILAPAGDLDSMKAALASGADAIYFGLDEGFNARARAENFSLARLPETLALVHRAGARAYLTLNTLVFEPELPVVEDILRRVAAAGVDALIVQDPAVALVARAVCPQMEVHASTQMTISSAEGARFARGLGATRVVVPRELSVAEIARLASETDIELEVFIHGALCMSWSGQCLTSEAWGGRSANRGQCAQSCRLPYDLVVDGETKDLGDVRYLLSPKDLAGVMAVPKLVEVGVHSLKIEGRQKGPQYVATAVRGYRRWVDGVSAGHGDTGALRKDLADMTLSYSRGFSHGFFAGSDHQTLVEGRFPKHRGAFLGVVESVHGRDVRVVEDPKGRPWTGALGADTRPGAPQGKVSSPLETESPVAAELSPRPGMGVVFDDGHPEDKHEAGGPLFRVERKGHGWVLGFGNPGPDMSRVAAGQRVWVTSDPALVKQTEELLAQGEPEGRVPLTLTVSGSAGTPLVVTGTARGGHVATASSTTPLSQARAGGLDAALLKDKLAALGGTPFHLAELEVSALETGLHLPVSELKALRRSLVTELTESVSRGLPRTVREASVLDEVRGSARERVVARPVVEGARLLPLCRTDEQLEAVIAAGLAEVELDWMELVGLQRAVERAKSAGLKVTIATVRVQKPGEEGYDARIAKLKPDAVLARHWGAMMHFLERPFAPGETRPALHGDFSLNVTNSVTALHLLGLGLNTLTFAHDLDAVQLGAMLEHLPAERFAVTVHHHISTFHTEHCVYSHTLSHGRDYRSCGRPCEKHRLSLRDHKGLEHPVVVDVGCRNTVFNAQAQSAASLVPSLLARGVQRFRVEFVRESREEATRVLGAYQELLAGRISPAETVRRAAVHEQFGVTKGTMKVLNPTFTVQR, translated from the coding sequence ATGCGCCGTCGTCCTGAAATCCTCGCCCCCGCTGGTGACCTCGACTCCATGAAGGCCGCGCTGGCCAGCGGCGCGGACGCCATCTATTTCGGCCTGGACGAGGGCTTCAACGCCCGCGCCCGAGCGGAGAACTTCTCGCTCGCCCGCCTGCCGGAGACGCTGGCGCTGGTGCACCGTGCGGGCGCCCGCGCGTACCTCACGTTGAACACGCTGGTGTTCGAGCCGGAGCTGCCGGTGGTGGAGGACATCCTGCGGCGCGTGGCCGCCGCGGGCGTGGACGCGCTCATCGTGCAGGACCCCGCGGTGGCGCTGGTGGCGCGCGCGGTGTGTCCGCAGATGGAGGTGCATGCCTCCACGCAGATGACGATTTCGAGCGCCGAGGGTGCGCGCTTCGCCCGGGGGCTGGGCGCCACGCGCGTGGTGGTGCCGCGCGAGCTGTCGGTGGCGGAGATTGCGCGGCTGGCGTCGGAGACGGACATCGAGCTGGAGGTCTTCATCCACGGCGCGCTGTGCATGTCGTGGAGCGGCCAGTGCCTCACCAGCGAGGCGTGGGGTGGACGCTCGGCGAACCGGGGACAGTGCGCGCAGTCGTGCCGGCTGCCGTACGACCTGGTGGTGGACGGGGAGACGAAGGACCTGGGCGACGTGCGCTACCTGCTCAGCCCCAAGGACCTCGCGGGCGTCATGGCGGTGCCGAAGCTGGTCGAGGTCGGCGTGCACTCGCTGAAGATTGAAGGTCGGCAGAAGGGGCCGCAGTACGTGGCCACGGCGGTGCGGGGCTATCGGCGCTGGGTGGATGGTGTCTCGGCGGGCCATGGCGACACGGGCGCGCTGCGCAAGGACCTGGCCGACATGACGCTGTCGTACAGCCGGGGCTTCTCGCACGGGTTCTTCGCGGGCTCGGACCATCAGACGCTGGTGGAGGGACGCTTCCCCAAGCACCGCGGCGCATTCCTCGGCGTGGTGGAGTCCGTGCACGGAAGAGACGTGCGCGTCGTGGAGGACCCGAAGGGGCGTCCGTGGACGGGCGCGCTGGGCGCGGACACGCGGCCGGGGGCGCCGCAGGGCAAGGTGTCGTCGCCGCTGGAGACGGAGTCACCCGTGGCCGCGGAGCTGTCGCCGCGTCCGGGCATGGGCGTGGTGTTCGACGACGGGCACCCGGAGGACAAGCACGAGGCGGGTGGGCCGTTGTTCCGCGTGGAGCGCAAGGGACACGGGTGGGTGCTGGGCTTCGGCAACCCCGGGCCAGACATGTCGCGGGTCGCGGCGGGACAGCGCGTCTGGGTGACGAGTGATCCCGCGCTGGTGAAGCAGACGGAGGAGCTGCTCGCGCAGGGTGAGCCCGAGGGGCGCGTGCCGTTGACGCTCACGGTGTCGGGCTCGGCGGGGACGCCGCTGGTGGTGACGGGCACGGCGCGCGGTGGGCATGTGGCCACGGCGTCGAGCACGACGCCGCTCTCGCAGGCGCGGGCGGGCGGACTGGACGCGGCGCTGTTGAAGGACAAGCTGGCGGCGCTGGGTGGGACACCGTTCCATCTGGCGGAGCTGGAGGTGTCGGCGCTGGAGACGGGGCTGCATCTGCCGGTGTCGGAGCTCAAGGCGCTGCGGCGCTCGCTGGTGACGGAGCTGACGGAGTCGGTGTCCCGGGGACTTCCGCGCACGGTGCGCGAAGCATCCGTGCTGGATGAGGTGCGGGGCTCGGCGCGAGAGCGGGTCGTCGCTCGGCCGGTGGTCGAGGGCGCGCGGTTGTTGCCGCTGTGCCGGACGGACGAGCAGTTGGAGGCGGTGATTGCCGCGGGGCTGGCGGAGGTGGAGCTGGACTGGATGGAGCTGGTGGGGCTCCAGCGCGCGGTGGAGCGGGCGAAGTCGGCGGGGTTGAAGGTGACCATCGCGACAGTGCGGGTGCAGAAGCCCGGCGAGGAGGGCTACGACGCGCGCATCGCGAAGCTCAAGCCGGACGCGGTGCTCGCGCGGCACTGGGGCGCGATGATGCATTTCCTGGAGCGTCCGTTCGCTCCGGGCGAGACGCGGCCCGCACTGCATGGGGACTTCTCGCTCAACGTCACCAACTCCGTGACGGCGTTGCACCTGTTGGGGTTGGGGTTGAACACGCTGACGTTCGCGCATGATTTGGACGCGGTGCAGTTGGGGGCGATGCTGGAGCACCTGCCGGCGGAGCGCTTCGCGGTGACGGTGCACCACCACATCTCCACGTTCCACACGGAGCACTGCGTGTATTCGCACACGCTGTCGCACGGGCGTGACTACCGCAGCTGTGGCCGGCCGTGTGAGAAGCACCGGCTGTCGCTGCGCGACCACAAGGGCCTGGAGCATCCGGTGGTGGTGGACGTGGGGTGCCGGAACACGGTGTTCAACGCGCAGGCACAGAGCGCGGCGTCGCTGGTGCCGTCCCTGCTGGCCCGTGGGGTGCAGCGGTTCCGCGTGGAGTTCGTCCGCGAGTCTCGCGAGGAGGCCACGCGCGTGCTGGGCGCGTATCAGGAGCTGCTCGCGGGGAGAATCTCTCCGGCCGAGACGGTGCGCCGCGCGGCCGTGCACGAGCAGTTCGGGGTGACGAAGGGGACGATGAAGGTGTTGAACCCCACGTTCACCGTGCAGCGCTGA
- a CDS encoding prephenate dehydrogenase/arogenate dehydrogenase family protein, protein MTETVGLLGYGRFGRALSGLLADAGIPHRVHDPKLDEVPPKLQAGSLADLAARSTVLVLAMPVTAMHDALTSLRPLLSPTQFVIDVGSVKVSPVQALATVLGRDIPWVGTHPLFGPASLARGDARRTVVCPNSLHPEAAQRARALFERLGCDVTEMAPEAHDALMARTHVLTFFLAHGLVKAGVGKGIPFAPPSFQPVARLEEYARTEVPHLFNVVQSENPYAREARAELLAALTELHQGLEASAKAVRSPTAPPALLDVRQRIDQVDRELVSLLARRARLVQDAARVKSEHGLPFPDAERESSMLDTRRAWAEHDGLHTGSIDEVFHAVLRLCRDTVNRPDEEP, encoded by the coding sequence ATGACGGAGACGGTTGGCTTGCTGGGTTATGGGCGCTTCGGTCGCGCCCTCTCGGGGCTGCTCGCGGACGCGGGCATTCCCCACCGCGTTCATGACCCGAAGCTCGACGAGGTTCCTCCCAAGCTGCAGGCCGGCTCACTCGCGGACCTTGCCGCGCGCTCCACCGTTCTCGTGTTGGCGATGCCCGTCACCGCCATGCACGACGCGCTGACTTCGCTTCGCCCCCTGCTGTCACCCACCCAATTCGTCATCGATGTGGGCAGCGTGAAGGTGAGCCCCGTGCAGGCGCTCGCCACTGTTCTGGGACGCGACATTCCTTGGGTCGGGACGCATCCGCTCTTCGGTCCCGCGAGCCTCGCGCGCGGTGATGCCCGGCGCACCGTGGTGTGTCCCAACTCGCTGCACCCCGAGGCTGCGCAGCGGGCCCGCGCGCTGTTCGAGCGGCTCGGCTGTGACGTGACGGAGATGGCCCCCGAGGCGCACGACGCGCTGATGGCCCGTACGCACGTGCTCACGTTCTTCCTGGCGCACGGGCTCGTGAAGGCCGGAGTGGGGAAGGGCATCCCCTTCGCTCCGCCCAGCTTCCAGCCCGTGGCCCGACTCGAAGAGTACGCGCGCACCGAGGTGCCCCACCTCTTCAACGTCGTGCAGTCGGAGAACCCCTACGCCCGCGAGGCTCGCGCGGAGTTGCTCGCGGCCCTCACCGAGCTCCACCAAGGACTCGAGGCCTCCGCCAAGGCCGTGCGCAGCCCCACCGCGCCTCCCGCCCTGCTCGACGTGCGTCAGCGCATCGACCAGGTCGACCGTGAGCTGGTGTCACTGCTCGCGCGCCGCGCTCGACTCGTCCAGGACGCGGCCCGCGTGAAGTCCGAGCACGGGCTGCCATTCCCCGACGCGGAGCGGGAATCCTCCATGCTCGACACCCGACGCGCGTGGGCCGAGCACGACGGACTCCACACTGGCTCCATCGACGAGGTCTTCCACGCCGTGCTGCGGCTGTGTCGAGACACCGTCAACAGACCCGACGAGGAACCCTGA
- a CDS encoding crotonase/enoyl-CoA hydratase family protein, which yields MDATYKSLRIEKADGVAEVVLLGPGRGNAMGPDFWREMPEAIRALDDDESVRVVLVRGNGDHFTYGLDLMGMMESLGPLLTGDNNLALERTRLLKLIGDMQQATEGVARCRKPFIAAVHGWCIGGGMDLIAACDFRYCSRDAKFSLREVKVGIVADLGALQRLPRIIGEGHTRELAYTGGDVDAERALRMGLVNEVFSSAEEMLIQARATARRIAENPPLVVQGAKQVMEFCADKSTADGLRYVAVWNSAFLQSHDLAEAFSAFAERRPAKFLGR from the coding sequence ATGGACGCCACGTACAAGTCGCTGCGCATCGAGAAGGCGGATGGAGTCGCCGAGGTGGTTCTGCTGGGCCCCGGGCGAGGCAACGCCATGGGCCCGGACTTCTGGCGGGAGATGCCGGAGGCCATCCGCGCGCTCGATGATGATGAGTCCGTCCGCGTGGTGCTCGTCCGTGGCAACGGGGACCACTTCACCTACGGCCTGGACCTCATGGGCATGATGGAGTCCCTGGGGCCGCTGCTCACTGGCGACAACAACCTCGCCCTCGAGCGCACCCGGCTGCTCAAGCTCATCGGCGACATGCAGCAGGCCACCGAGGGCGTCGCCCGCTGTCGCAAGCCCTTCATCGCCGCCGTGCACGGCTGGTGCATCGGTGGAGGCATGGACCTCATCGCCGCGTGCGACTTCCGCTACTGCTCACGCGACGCGAAGTTCTCCCTGCGCGAGGTGAAGGTCGGCATCGTCGCGGACCTGGGCGCCCTGCAGCGCCTGCCTCGCATCATTGGCGAGGGTCACACCCGCGAACTCGCCTATACCGGTGGTGACGTGGACGCCGAGCGCGCCCTTCGCATGGGGCTCGTCAACGAGGTGTTCTCCTCCGCCGAGGAGATGCTCATCCAGGCCCGCGCCACCGCGCGTCGCATCGCCGAGAATCCGCCCCTCGTCGTCCAGGGCGCCAAGCAGGTCATGGAGTTCTGCGCCGACAAGTCCACGGCCGATGGCCTGCGCTACGTCGCCGTGTGGAACTCCGCCTTCCTCCAGTCCCACGACCTCGCCGAGGCTTTCTCCGCCTTCGCCGAGCGTCGCCCGGCGAAGTTCCTCGGCCGCTGA
- the dnaE gene encoding DNA polymerase III subunit alpha yields the protein MSFTHLHLHTLYSLLDGAIRMKDLIKTVKEKGMTSVAVTDHGNMFGAIDFYKKAKDAGIKPILGMEAYVAGPKGREDRSEKVSHHLILVAKNAEGYANLRYLSSTAYMQGFYYHPRIDKKVLADHSKGLFALTACLGGEVTSACFRGDMDHARRAAQEYKDIFEPGHFFLEVQSNGMPEQDKANVNLMQLSRDLDIPLCATADAHYIKREDARAHELLMCIASGKTLADNKRLKHATDKLYVTSPTEMLEFFKDTPEAVHNTQRIAEQCNLELKLGKPMLPTFKVPDSHTPDSFMAELAYEGLRERFTELAATVTYPIDREQYQARLTLELGVIQKMGFSGYFLIVQDFINWAKKMGIPVGPGRGSGAGSLVAYALRITDVDPIPYNLLFERFLNPERVSMPDFDIDFCQDRRDEVIQYVGRKYGEMNVGQIITFGSLKAKSVLRDVCRVFALPFSEGDRIAKLVPEVLNITLKEAIEMEPRLKEMMEKPSNIGEVEGKPVTTKDVLEIALALEGLHRQPGMHAAGVVIADKPLWEFVPVYQPPGEKTLITQFAKDEVEAAGLVKFDFLGLKTLTVIQHGLDLVKRNHGKDIPRHEIPLNDDKVWELMAKGDTAGVFQMESSGFTEMVVKLKPSCFEDVIAAGALYRPGPLDSGMVDVFINRKHGREKVSYPHPALEPVLKDTYGVIVYQEQVMQISQVLGGYTLGRADLLRRAMGKKKAEVMQAERAGFLEGCAKNNVDLKVAGEIFDLMEKFAEYGFNKSHSAAYGLVTIHTAWLKAHYPCEFMAALLSSEKDNTDKVVKHIGEARESGLQVLPPDVNQSDLQFGAVDGKIRFGLGGIKGVGEGAIESILDARKDGHFKSLFDFCERVDSRKVNRKVLEALVKAGSFDFEKRPRRQIFDTIEKAMNRGSASQKDKAAGQSSLFGMLAGPATGGGGLKDDYVVVEEWSEKERLALEKEAIGFYVSGHPLHQYDKELKRYAKPITSVQRARKDDKLTVAGVVTVLRERPTKTGKRMAWVTIEDLSGSIELVCFPGKEGTRSVMGSNGKWTKQGPKPGFENWEHLLKSDDPILVTGTVQISQRDEDSPTPELIVDNIQSLKEVREKRTKRLELRVPADLLTEDRVAKLNELAKKYAGATPVAVSVLFPGEAEALIGNTSLKVQVHDDLLLAVDRLFGMKVVEFG from the coding sequence ATGTCCTTTACCCACCTGCACCTTCACACCCTGTACTCGCTCCTCGATGGGGCCATCCGGATGAAGGACCTCATCAAGACGGTGAAGGAGAAGGGGATGACGAGTGTCGCCGTGACGGACCACGGCAACATGTTCGGCGCCATCGACTTCTACAAGAAGGCGAAGGACGCGGGCATCAAGCCCATCCTCGGCATGGAGGCGTACGTCGCCGGCCCCAAGGGGCGTGAGGACCGCTCGGAGAAGGTCTCCCACCACCTCATCCTCGTGGCGAAGAACGCGGAGGGCTACGCCAACCTGCGCTACCTGTCGTCCACGGCGTACATGCAGGGCTTCTACTACCACCCGCGCATCGACAAGAAGGTGCTCGCCGACCACAGCAAGGGCCTGTTCGCGCTGACGGCGTGCCTGGGCGGCGAGGTGACGAGCGCGTGCTTCCGTGGGGACATGGACCACGCCCGCCGCGCGGCCCAGGAGTACAAGGACATCTTCGAGCCCGGGCACTTCTTCCTGGAGGTGCAGTCCAACGGGATGCCCGAGCAGGACAAGGCCAACGTCAACCTGATGCAGCTGTCGCGGGATCTGGACATCCCGCTGTGCGCCACCGCGGACGCGCACTACATCAAGCGCGAGGACGCGCGCGCGCACGAGCTGCTCATGTGCATCGCCAGCGGCAAGACGCTGGCGGACAACAAGCGCCTGAAGCACGCCACGGACAAGCTCTACGTCACCAGCCCCACGGAGATGCTGGAGTTCTTCAAGGACACACCCGAGGCGGTCCACAACACCCAGCGCATCGCCGAGCAGTGCAACCTGGAGCTCAAGCTGGGCAAGCCGATGCTGCCCACCTTCAAGGTGCCCGACAGCCACACGCCGGACAGCTTCATGGCGGAGCTGGCCTACGAGGGCCTGCGCGAGCGCTTCACCGAGCTGGCGGCCACGGTGACGTACCCCATCGACCGCGAGCAGTACCAGGCACGCCTGACGCTGGAGCTCGGCGTCATCCAGAAGATGGGCTTCAGCGGCTACTTCCTCATCGTCCAGGACTTCATCAACTGGGCGAAGAAGATGGGCATCCCCGTGGGGCCGGGCCGTGGCTCCGGCGCCGGCAGCCTCGTGGCGTACGCGCTGCGAATCACGGACGTGGACCCCATCCCGTACAACCTCCTGTTCGAGCGCTTCCTGAATCCGGAGCGCGTGTCGATGCCCGACTTCGATATCGACTTCTGCCAGGACCGGCGCGACGAGGTCATCCAGTACGTCGGCCGCAAGTACGGCGAGATGAACGTGGGGCAGATCATCACCTTCGGCTCCTTGAAGGCCAAGAGCGTGCTGCGCGACGTGTGCCGCGTGTTCGCGCTGCCCTTCAGCGAGGGTGACCGCATCGCGAAGCTGGTGCCGGAGGTGCTCAACATCACCTTGAAGGAGGCCATCGAGATGGAGCCTCGCCTCAAGGAGATGATGGAGAAGCCCAGCAACATCGGCGAGGTGGAGGGCAAGCCCGTCACGACGAAGGACGTGCTCGAAATCGCGCTCGCGCTGGAGGGCCTGCACCGCCAGCCCGGCATGCACGCGGCCGGCGTGGTCATCGCCGACAAGCCGCTGTGGGAGTTCGTGCCCGTCTACCAGCCGCCGGGTGAGAAGACGCTCATCACCCAGTTCGCCAAGGACGAGGTGGAGGCGGCGGGCCTGGTGAAGTTCGACTTCCTCGGCCTGAAGACGCTGACGGTGATTCAGCACGGCCTGGACCTGGTCAAGCGCAACCACGGCAAGGACATCCCGCGCCACGAGATTCCGCTCAACGACGACAAGGTCTGGGAGCTGATGGCCAAGGGCGACACGGCCGGCGTCTTCCAGATGGAGTCCAGCGGCTTCACGGAAATGGTGGTGAAGCTCAAGCCGTCCTGCTTCGAAGACGTCATCGCCGCCGGCGCGCTCTACCGCCCGGGTCCTCTGGACTCCGGCATGGTGGATGTCTTCATCAACCGCAAGCACGGCCGCGAGAAGGTGTCGTATCCGCACCCCGCGCTGGAGCCGGTGCTCAAGGACACCTACGGCGTCATCGTGTACCAGGAGCAGGTGATGCAGATTTCGCAGGTCCTGGGTGGCTACACCCTGGGCCGCGCGGACCTGCTTCGCCGCGCCATGGGCAAGAAGAAGGCCGAGGTCATGCAGGCCGAGCGCGCCGGCTTCCTCGAGGGGTGCGCGAAGAACAACGTCGACCTGAAGGTCGCCGGTGAAATCTTCGACCTGATGGAGAAGTTCGCCGAGTACGGCTTCAACAAGAGCCACTCGGCGGCGTATGGCCTCGTCACGATTCACACGGCGTGGCTGAAGGCCCATTACCCGTGCGAGTTCATGGCGGCCCTTCTCTCCAGCGAGAAGGACAACACGGACAAGGTGGTGAAGCACATCGGCGAGGCGCGCGAGTCGGGCCTCCAGGTGCTGCCGCCGGATGTGAATCAGTCGGACCTGCAGTTCGGCGCGGTGGACGGGAAGATCCGCTTCGGGTTGGGCGGCATCAAGGGCGTGGGTGAGGGCGCCATCGAGTCCATCCTGGACGCGCGCAAGGACGGGCACTTCAAGAGCCTGTTCGACTTCTGCGAGCGCGTGGACAGCCGCAAGGTGAACCGCAAGGTGCTCGAGGCGCTGGTGAAGGCGGGCTCGTTCGACTTCGAGAAGCGGCCGCGTCGGCAGATCTTCGACACGATTGAGAAGGCGATGAACCGGGGCTCGGCCAGCCAGAAGGACAAGGCGGCGGGGCAGAGCTCGTTGTTCGGGATGCTGGCGGGGCCGGCCACGGGTGGTGGAGGGCTGAAGGACGACTACGTGGTGGTAGAGGAGTGGTCGGAGAAGGAGCGGCTGGCGCTGGAGAAGGAGGCCATCGGCTTCTACGTGTCGGGCCATCCGCTGCATCAGTACGACAAGGAGCTCAAGCGCTACGCGAAGCCGATTACCTCGGTGCAGCGCGCGCGCAAGGACGACAAGCTCACGGTGGCGGGCGTCGTCACGGTGCTGCGCGAGCGGCCCACGAAGACGGGCAAGCGCATGGCGTGGGTGACGATCGAGGACTTGTCGGGCTCCATCGAGCTGGTGTGCTTCCCGGGCAAGGAGGGGACGCGCAGCGTGATGGGGAGCAACGGCAAGTGGACGAAGCAGGGGCCCAAGCCGGGGTTCGAGAACTGGGAGCACCTGCTGAAGTCGGACGACCCGATTCTGGTGACGGGGACGGTGCAGATCAGCCAGCGTGACGAGGACTCGCCCACGCCGGAGCTCATCGTGGACAACATCCAGAGCCTGAAGGAGGTCCGTGAGAAGCGCACCAAGCGGCTGGAGTTGCGGGTGCCGGCGGACCTGCTGACGGAGGACCGGGTGGCGAAGCTCAACGAGCTGGCGAAGAAGTACGCGGGGGCCACGCCCGTGGCCGTCAGCGTGCTGTTCCCCGGTGAAGCGGAGGCGCTCATCGGGAACACGTCCCTGAAGGTCCAGGTTCATGACGACCTGCTGCTCGCCGTGGACCGACTGTTCGGGATGAAGGTGGTCGAGTTCGGGTGA
- a CDS encoding Spy/CpxP family protein refolding chaperone encodes MMKKLAIASSAVVAVVLLSGFAFRGGHHGWGHNPERIKQVVTWKLNDKLDDLDATEAQRQSIHAVKDRLLEQGAKLAAEQRGVRSEVVGQLESATPDAKRLHALVDERIEALRAFAHQATDAALEVHGTLTPEQRKELATEFRERTGLE; translated from the coding sequence ATGATGAAGAAGCTCGCCATCGCCAGTTCCGCCGTCGTCGCCGTCGTGCTGCTCAGCGGCTTCGCGTTTCGCGGAGGGCACCACGGCTGGGGCCACAACCCCGAGCGCATCAAGCAGGTGGTGACGTGGAAGCTCAACGACAAGCTGGATGACCTCGACGCGACGGAGGCCCAGCGCCAGTCCATCCACGCCGTGAAGGACCGCCTGCTCGAGCAGGGCGCGAAGCTGGCCGCGGAGCAGCGCGGGGTGCGCTCGGAGGTGGTGGGCCAGCTGGAGTCCGCCACGCCCGACGCGAAGCGGCTCCACGCGCTGGTGGACGAGCGCATCGAGGCCCTGCGCGCGTTCGCCCACCAGGCGACGGACGCCGCGCTGGAGGTGCACGGCACGCTGACGCCCGAGCAGCGCAAGGAGCTGGCCACCGAGTTCCGCGAGCGCACCGGCCTGGAGTGA
- a CDS encoding M14 family metallopeptidase produces the protein MRYRYTDYAQRIRSFENLGEVAEYGHVIEGGQTYPLFRITVPGERWLVITSGFHGEEPAGPLTLAERLPEVVAYAKERGVGLRVYPCINPSGFEDGTRYNRSGEKPNNDFMRYEVAPGEWRGELNPGQAHLRWALYDGGPKETRAVRTDLARWPAPNAALDIHQDNYLGGAATYAYVFGDKAAYLPLVDAASKHATVIRNQKVDENNVTDDAGLIWYHDGSVTDWYMRQGVPYTAALETTTPTSLEACHQVNLAWIRGFIDLAARKER, from the coding sequence GTGAGATACCGGTACACCGACTACGCGCAACGCATCCGCTCCTTCGAGAACCTCGGTGAAGTGGCCGAATATGGACACGTCATCGAGGGCGGGCAGACCTACCCGCTCTTCCGCATCACCGTGCCCGGTGAACGTTGGCTGGTCATCACCTCCGGCTTCCATGGCGAGGAGCCCGCGGGTCCGCTCACGCTGGCCGAGCGCCTGCCGGAGGTGGTGGCCTACGCGAAGGAGCGCGGCGTGGGGCTGCGCGTGTATCCGTGCATCAACCCCTCCGGCTTCGAGGACGGCACCCGCTACAACCGCAGCGGGGAGAAGCCGAACAACGACTTCATGCGCTACGAGGTGGCGCCGGGCGAGTGGCGCGGCGAGCTGAACCCCGGCCAGGCCCACCTGCGCTGGGCGCTGTACGACGGCGGGCCCAAGGAGACGCGGGCGGTGCGCACGGACCTGGCGCGCTGGCCCGCGCCGAACGCCGCGCTGGACATCCACCAGGACAACTACCTGGGCGGCGCCGCGACGTACGCGTACGTCTTCGGGGACAAGGCCGCGTACCTGCCGCTCGTCGACGCCGCGTCGAAGCACGCCACCGTGATTCGCAACCAGAAGGTGGACGAGAACAACGTCACCGACGACGCGGGCCTCATCTGGTACCACGACGGCAGCGTGACGGATTGGTACATGCGCCAGGGGGTGCCGTACACGGCCGCGCTGGAGACCACCACGCCCACCAGCCTGGAGGCGTGCCACCAGGTGAACCTGGCCTGGATTCGGGGCTTCATCGACCTGGCCGCGCGCAAGGAGCGCTGA